In Tubulanus polymorphus unplaced genomic scaffold, tnTubPoly1.2 scaffold_56, whole genome shotgun sequence, the DNA window CCTACCATTTTCGCATGGTCTAAATTAGCACGTAAAATTTAAATACTATTTATTAAGAATCGATTAAAAAGGTACCACTGTATCGATACTAAACGCTGACAATAGGGGTCGTTACTAACAAACATGGTCGTTCTGTCCGCAGAAATCTACCGTATCGTTTCACAAAAACAAATCCAGGAGGCGCCACATGAAGATGAGATAGCGGGACACAATGTTCAATCGATACGTGTTGAACCAACTGAAAATATCGACCGTAAAAATACGTGCTGTTCTGTATAGATTAAACACCTATAGGTGGCGCCGCCAGTTCCGGTTCgtaaattgtataaaaatactTCATGAATCACTCAATAGATGGAGTTACAATCACGTGTAGTTGTTAGTTGTATCGTGTAAATGTAGATGGCGTTAGTTATCAGAGTTTGCACTTTTAGTGGTACCTTTTTACACCGACTTTTCCTCCCTctatcaataaatataaatagcatgttttattattttctattcctACCTGTTTTCTGTTGCTATGGTGTTTGTCGTGTGTTCGCTCGTCGCTCACCGGTTGCTATGTGGCTCACTAGTTGCTATGGTTATATCGTTATTCTGTTACAGAGATCTATCGTATCGTATCTCAGAAGCCGTTGCCGTCAGCAGACGATGAGAACATCAGTTCAAACGTACAAACAATTCGCGTCGAACCGACTGAAAATATGAACGAacgtaaaaaaatattctgttgTAATATGTAACCAATGACGACGACGGCGACAACAATTTGGATTCTTTCACCGTGGCAACAATGATGACAACTGATGATAAAACGTGTGCATGAACTATAACAATACGTGGAAGcggtttgttgttgttgctatGGTTACGGCGGACTGTACAGTAGTGTTTCTGTacttaaaatacatatcaaacatTGACGTTTAGCGCGGCGTGGCTGATTAGGGGTTAACGTCCGGGGTCGACTGACTTGTATTTTACAGGAGAATGTGACATTCCAATTACACACCCCTCTCTCAACTGATATAGTGTCGTCATCTGTAGTTTTCATTTATTGACATAAAGATGGCGCCACGTGTAACTGGCGCACCGTGTTatctttaaaataaatataaattatatgaaaattgattattattattaattatagaGAAGAATTGTAAGATATAAAACActaaaaaaacattcattcattttttgcttctgtcaataaaaatattgtaaatttattACCAAATATTTCGACTTTCATCCAGTATATATCGGTTCTTATTGTTGCTgcaagatggcagcactatcTACTATCGGGTTATTTCTGCAACGAATGAATACACTACTAGCTCCATCTTGTGGTAACGTTTATAATTAGATATTGGAAGAGttattgttgtatttttgtttcgttGCAGAAATTTACCGTATTGTAAGTCAGAAACAAATCCGGGATAGTTCGGATAACGAATCTCCTAGTTCGAACAGTCAACCCGTAATACCGCTCACAGATGGCGCCGGTGATCGCAAAAAACAATGCTGTTCTACCTGATGGATATCGTCGTCGTGGCAACAACTTTAAACATTCAACAAAATAATTAACTACCGCGCGTTACCATGATTACAATTATTGGATCAATTCTACAATAATGTGTATTAATCTAGAATCATTATACGGTTGCCATAGAAATGGCTTATTTACTGTGTAACAATGCTTGCCGAATTATTGCACAAACACTTTTAACCCTGTAATTATGAAAACTTATCCAGAATTAATTATTTCGCTAATTCTCATTTTcgctagaattaatgataatCTTTGTATAATTTTCCTGCACATTTTTCATCATGGAATTTTTgtcttgtttatttttaattgGTTTATTATTGATTCATGTTACTATTGGGGATGTATATAAGTATGTATTAGTGGCGAGTAAGAATTGGATGAAGAGTTTTATAAAGAATGGATAATGATGAATCTAAGATGGCTGCTATACGACCCTCAACTGTTAATATGTACTTCTTACAGTGTGGCTTATTGAATTGATTAGTACGGACGGTGGCGCCCCCTATTGACCTCCGGGCTCCCCGCGTCCCGCTCCTCTCTATAATTTAGTGTAAGTCTGTGTATATTGTGAATGTATGTATGCTGAAATATAAACtatatcaaatataaacggTTTTGTTCATTGTATTTAAATCTGCTGTTGCTGGTGGCGACATCGCTAAGGAGGGACAACTACAGGGGCCGTGTGAGGATGAATGCCACGTAAAAGCCTAGtatgaaataatgtttgtttGGCTTCTGATTATTTGATCAATATTTTGTATCACTTCACTAATGCCGTGACAAAATTGTGAAAAGAAAGCGCAGATTAGGGCCTTGAAAATTTGTTTCCAAAAACTGACACTTAGCACTTGCTGCAAACCATGATAGAATACAAGGAACTTACTTTATAAATAGTAAGTTACAACTACTACTACAACGTTTCAGAGTGATGTTTTCACTTTAGCGTGCGAAGTGACTCGTGTTCCTAACGCAGTATGCAGCACGGCTTGAAGAATATCATCAGGCCgcgtagtcagtaacctgtctgtggtttagtttaacgatcggatattttcacataccacattggtataagcccatccgataataaaaagcttaccactaacgattaggtaactaactagtacGGGCGGCCTAGTGTCCGACGAGTGACCGAGGCGGAGAGAAAGTGGTGGAAGCTGACTAACAGGTTATTGACACTGGAGGTCCCTGCTGTATCTGTGAGGGCACAAAATCTCATGAATTCTTATCTTTTTAACCAATATCAGAATTCGTACATTGAGAATCATTGCGGCTTTtaagtctttatcaattgagaGACTTAGtttcactgtaaataaagaattagcgattgaattgagcgCGCTCCACCGTGCGCAATTTCCATATCGACCGTCAAGTTTTGCCcctatgtataacgatagcggggaaaacgtgaactaatatgatactcgcttgccagagtctttAAACGTTAGTAAtggacgaactaattaccgatttgcgggccggattcctAAGAAAATTCTCAAAATCTTTAGCTGCCCTGAAACAATTGAACCaaaaaatttttctataaaagaatTAACCTTaaaagagtaaatttgaatcgggatATTTCTAATATCGTCTGGCAGAGAGCGacaggtgtttgtatgttcTCCGCTTATTTGCACGCAACTAAAATAATATCGAAGGAagatatggagattttgattattcacatgataaatgatcattcaaaaatgtaaatgaataatttattctgtatataaatactAATTAATTGATGTGaagtgaattttagctaaaaaaattgaatatcgttacctaaaaaataaggaaatatcattcaaaaattataacatattcatggtatcatatttaatcagaattaggcgACACAGTTGTCCGTATTGTACGTAATAATGAGATGTATATTCCAGCGGTAAATATGCGCCGCTATTTTAGTtcgcagaaattccgctatcgttattcataggggcagcactgtacggttgAGATTTAGCTTAACCTCACTATCATACTATGGCATGCGAGCAATATGGATATTTTCTTAGCCGGATTTCGTTCATAATTTAACTCGATTTAATTGTGTATAAATAGTACTATCACATTTTAAGCTTTATCTAAGAGGAtctcatttttaaaacgatTTATAAGCCATTTTTGATGGAACTCGTTTGTTAGCggaatgtattagcatccGGTAAAGCGGCCgactcacttgccacagggAGAATTTGAggcaaattaaattttattctccAAAGTTGTGCATTCAACCAACGCTACCATTAACGTTGCAGCACATGAACCATTAAACTTCCTATTTAGGTCGGCCCTTCTTGGTCAGGGTTAAAATCAAATTCTCCCTTATGAAACCAACTACAAATTTGGGCCAAAAACTGGAAAAACTTCAGTTGAACCTCGTTAATACGACAAATCTGTGTAAAGAcgaaaccagaaaaaaaaattcagtaacaaccaccacaaaattagtgaataatttatagatagatttattcatttcagtgaAAAATGTATCATGCATCAGAGTTAAATATCAAACTAAAGTCTTGCATAAAGCGAACATGTGATCAACTCCGCAATGAACTGACTGAACTAACCCAGGAATCGAAACCTGAAATCAGATTTACAATATCAGACATCAGATTTACAATATCAGACATCAGATTTATGACGCATCAGTTTCACACATGTTTCTGGTGCGTTATGTTATTACAGTACAGTAGAGTCTGTTCCTAACTCAACAACTCTGAACCGTCGTGGAGAAATAaacttgaaattaaatttctttCCAAAATATGGAGTGAGTGATGTTTTAGGAGTGTTTTAAATCTAGAGAAATCGAGACTTACCTTAAACGGAAAGAATTCATCGTCCATGTTTCCTAAACCTAAGGAGCCATGTTTATTTCTACCCCACACGTACAGATCATTGTTATCTACAATATAATAACACTGTAAACAATGTAACATCATTCTAGACACTAAGCTAGGGATTGATAGAGAGAGGGAGCAGGGTTTATGTATAGAGGGGACCAGGGAGTTTCACAGAGTAAGTAGGCTTAAGAATAGAGATAGTGTGTCTCAGAAATCCCTATCCCTATGAACTAGCATGTCTCCAGCCTCGATTGCCTACGTACCTATTGATAACTATTAAAATGAGACATTAATTGCTAGCATTTCTTCCATTAGTCACGGCTCTACTTGGTCCATCCTGGTTCATCTTGGTTTATCTGGGTTCGTCCTGGTTCATCTTGCACCATCTGCTCCACTGCATCAATGTCTGTATaatgttcaaatcaattatgGTAAAGGGGGAATCTGTGACCACCATAACATCCATCAATAGTTCCACCATAttgatgacaaacatcctaaaaatatacattaactttataaatgtgagttagagttagagttaagtctagttaccggtgtatcagagaaatggcaatctaaggTACCCCCCAAAATGAGGGTTAGGGGTCAAATATTTACTGTCTccaatttcgatgaaatttagtATAGACATGTATTCTGGGGTACTGATCACAAATCTGAAAGAATTTTTAGGATCCGAGGCcccaaaaatgagaaattcgaattCTTAGGGGCATcccctaaattttcaaaaggcccTGGACCCAAGAGTTTTCGAGATATCCGAAATCTGATAGCAGATCTGGAATCAGCACCCCTGAAAATAGTAAGGACTAAAATTTTaagcaaatcgaagagattcgattttttggccaaaaacggcaaaaatctaaggtgttagtccaggagttttttttgggcaaaaaattttttttccccGATTCCTTCGAAACTTGGTAGGAAGATGTATTCCGAGGTGTTGATTCCGGAtccgcaatcagattttgaatcggaattcatcttcatgggcaaataagggttttaatgcccaaaacatgcaccccaaaaatggggtacaaagtcaaaattttttttttgcccaatCTTAATAAAATTTACTAGAGACATGTTTTTTGGGGTGCTGATCACGAAAATGAAGTTAGTTTTTGGATCCGAGGCccaaaaaatgagaaattcgaattttttggAGGGACCCcctaaatttccaaaaagccTTGGACCCCAGATCTTtcgagatattcaaaatctgattgcagatttGTAATCAGCACCCCTGAAAATAGAAAGGACTAAAATTTTaagcaaatcgaagagattcgaatttttggccaaaaattgCAAAAATTTAAGAAAGAAAGTTTTTGGATTGAAGTGCCAAACAAGAGAAATCCAGGATCTTATGTTTTTAGCCCCTTCAAATTGACCTGTAGATGTTTTTTTACAGCTGATATCAAATATTAGATCAATTTCAGATAGAAATTGATCAATTAACTAAAACCCATcaattttagtaactatcACGTGGTTTCAGACATCTACAAACATCTCTTTTCTCAAGAAGAAATTCAGTTATAACCACGCACACAATTACTCAATGTATTAATGCTCGTATCTGTATCAAATACAATCAATGAAGCTAATAATTCCTAGtcacattttgtaaattaaattaatattcaattgttgATGATCTTATTGATTTGTGTTTAAAGTCATAATTCAGTCAGAAGAATTCGAGTCTAGCTCAGTCTCAGTTAGTGCACTATCGCAGTAAATTTACCAGAATTAACTTTGTTTATAATTACAGGGGTTTTCAAAGATGTCACCAGTTGGAATTAAACTGTCTTGTTGTATTTGAAGTTATAAATGTGGGTATGTACaagaaataagattttttattgttttcacTTTGGCCTTTaactatttttttcaatttatcagacaaattaattatttgagtcaatcaattaataagtTGTCCGCACTCTTCTGACCCGCCACAAAACACTCAATGCTGTACAGTTTCTTGTGCCGTGGTCACGACTAGTATttgtgattgaattgaattggtcacTTCAATACGTAATTTTGGATTTGGATTAATTAGGCGAAAATATTCACTGCAATCGATCTATTTACTCAATTTCTCATTATAAtcgttcatatttcttctttaAAACATCTAAATCGCTCCGAAATCAGCATTTATAACGAATAAATTCGGTAAAAACGGCAGAAATAAAACCGCGGAAGTCCACATAATCTACGAGTCGCGCGTCTAGAAACCTCGCATACCTAGGCTAGGCAGACCGTATTGTGCTGCTCTCAATGACTGCGGAGATTGGGTGAACTAATTACCAAACGACATACAAATTAGCTTGATCTGAGTCTATTATTCTTTTAGTTTATTTTAAATCCCATTAcacatgaaataaaaacaatatagAGATGTTCAACAAATTTCACTCCGATACTACACTGTAcggtacggtgctgccactaATTTTGAGTTGGCGGCGACCTCGCGTACCTGTGTCACCTAACTGCTGTttcaccgtacggtgctgccactaACTACATCGACGGTTAACATAAACACTATCAGCTTTTCGAGACTAACTGCAGGCCGCGAGGAATAATACATGCCATTTAGAGCATTTCCTGAAAGATAACGATAGATGGCGCGGCTGTCTATATCGGATGATCTGTGCGTACGCCGTAGTTGTTACCTGATGAATCCGTTTAAAACTGAGGTAAGTTGCATACAGTGTGGTAATCCAGTGTAAGGGGGCAATCCAGTGTTAGGTGGTCAAGTGTCAGGAGGCGCCTCCTCATCTGTGCAGACACTACTACAGACAGTGTCATTCGCTGACTGACAGACAGTAGTGAGTGGAGTCCATGCACCTCTCTCTCGACTCGAGTCTATAGATTGGAACTGGAAGATGATGTCGTCGGTCAATCAGTTTTTGACTCAGGCTGTTGTTGATTCaaactgatattttttctCCTGTGTTTTCAGGTTTTATCGATATTTAAACGGTTGCACAGAACGCGATTGTTGACATTCAGAGGAGACGAACAAGCTTTAATCGGTAAATAGTAGAACCTGCTGCCACGCCTTCATGCTGGCAAAGGAAAGTTTTTTAcataaattgtgaaattttaatttttttgaagccggaagaaaaaaaatcaacgacgaatttaaaaagtttaaaGAAACGAAAGAATTGGAAACAATTAAATACGTAAGTATTACCCTTTATTATGTGGCGCCCCCTACTGGATCTCCTGACCGTCGTATATCGTTATGTAGctagcgccccctggtgtgtCCCGGGTGACTAACTGTAACATAGATTTCACCACTTCCTGTATTATAGTTATTGAAATCAGCGGAAGAAGCCGAGGAATATTTGAGGACGTCTGTGATTCAAGCTACTCAATCTAATCCCGGTGTATTCTGTAAGTATTCTCAATCTAATCCTGGTTTATTCCTAACCTAATCCTGGTCTATTAATCTAATCGAggttttaaattgattttcttgtatttttaattgttgtatatttttagccgctgaaataactgaaaatacaaagtTATTAGACAACACACCTTATAAATACTCCCCCGAGGAGACAATGCGCAGGACTGAAAAACAGATACAACGACGACGTACCAATAATAGAGACTGCGGTTGCCAGGAGAAACAGTAACTATGTCTATATTTACACCGACCAATCAGAAACGGCTGACGAATGTTTCGGTCGTTCGAATGAAGAAAGCGGGAAAAAGGTTTGAAATCGCTTGTTACCCGAATAAAGTGAAACCATGGAGAAATAAAATAGAGACGGATATCGACGAAGTCTTACAAACACATAACGTATTCATCAATGTATCTAAAGGTCAAATAGCGAAGAGCgatgaattaaagaaagcTTTCGGAACAGATAAACACAGCGATATCTGTATGGAGATATTGAGTAAAGGTGAGATGCAAGTTACTGAGAAAGAACGTCACGCGCAATTAGAAGAGTCGTTTAGAGATATCGCAACAATCGTAGCCGATAAATGTGTGAACCCGGATACGAAACGTCCGTACACGGTAACGATGATCGAGAAATCAATGAGAGACGTTCATTACTCGGTAAAACCGACGAAATCCACCAAACAACAAGCTTTAGACGTGATCCGTAAACTGAGAGAAACCGATACTATAAATGTAGCACGAGCTCAGATGAGGGTTAAAGTTACTGCTCCCCGAAGGGAGGCTGGAAAAATACGTCCTAAACTGAGAAAACTTGCATCAAAAGTAGAAGAGGAACAGTtcgaagatgaattagaaatgGTAATTACTCGTAACTACTACTACTGCCACCTGTTGTCGATTTTAGGTAATTAATACTGCCCTCTATTGTTAATTTCAGGTAATACTCGTCGACCCTGGTTGCTATAGAGAAATCGATAGTTTACTACAATCAGAAACGAAAGGTAAAGGTTCATTAGAAATATTGAGTTTAAAAGACGTCGAAGAAGGTGATGAGAAACTATAAACgaacaccagatggcgctgtTTGAATGATTGTTTTTGTAGTCAGGTCTTTAAAACCTAGTTTTGCTAATCCTGCGTTCAAATTAAATAAAGCTTTTTCTACAGTTGATATTTTTAAGTCTttgtttcatttatttctgtgGAAGGAATTTGAGGAATTTTAATCATTGAGGAAATTTAACAACATGAATTAAAGACGAATCCCTCGACCTCCTTAAATAATCGCTCTATTTTGTCAAATTGTCAATGTATTGAATTTAGTCCGTTGGCGCAGTCCGATCCGGAACGAACATACTGCGGTAGCCGTATCACTATTAGATCCTAGCGCTAGTTTATGTAGTGCATATACAAAGATGAATTACATTTTAAAAACACTTATGATTCACTAATGAGATGTGATTTACCTCGTAAAATACAAACCTCAATAAATTTGTAGAATTTTAAGATTCTTTATGGagctgaaatattttgaatcgaCGATGAGAGAATTGAAAGTAGTTCTAGGCGCTGGATGATGACATTGACAgttctgtcaaaatattttactagattgaaataatgtttagcAGAAAACGTGAAGCTAAACCGGATCGGACCAGTAGTAGTAATGAGTTGATGTCTCAATTCGGTTTGTTGGATCCAATCGGTGAGTTTTAAATGTCATCGTCAATCTAAGCGCAGTTGGGCGTACATTGCACTAATTAGCGACAATAACCGTTGTTGTGTAAATGTATGATGGTGTTTTTAGGAGGTCCTGGTGATGCAGGGGTGAATGATGCAGATTTAGAGGCTGAACTCGCTCTACTGATGGGTGAATCaccagtagcgccacctagcAGTAAACGGGCGCCTAAACGTCTCAACGCGGATCAAACTGGTGTCgatatatctcaaataaatcgATTGGCTCTCGATAGTTTGAACAACATCgaagatgatgataatgatatatcaGATACTGAAGATAATCCTGATTTATTAGCTGAATTAGCAGGTACTATGATATTAAACATCAAGTCACTGTCTAATTAATGCTGTCTAATCACTGTCCAATATCGCTGTCATCAATTAATTACAGAATTATCAGCAGAGTCACCTGTAGTTAGCGCTGCAGTAAGTCCTGATCATCAGCATATTTACACACAACCACCTACACCACCAGGTGGTGCTACTATACAACCACCTGCACCACCAGGTGGCACTTCTACGGCTGATCCGAAATCATTGGTGAAAGAACGTATGGATAATTATACGGAGGCTTTGAGGAACGCGCAATCAGCAAATGAGTCGTCTAAAGTATGTAGTAGTCCACATCCAGATCCCCTTGTATCCCTCTCTGACTCCCTCCCACTATCAGATCCCCTCGTATCCTCTCTGACTCCCTCCCACTATCAGATCCCCTCGTATCCCTCTCTGACTCCCTCCCACTATCAGATCCCCTCATATCCTCTCTGACTCCCTCCCACTATCAGATCCCCTCATATCCCTCTCTGACTCCCTCCCACTATCAGATCCCCTCATATCCCTCTCTGACTCCCTCCCACTATCAGATCCCCTCATATCCCTCTCTGACTCCCTCCCACTATCAGATCCCCTCATATCCTCTCTGACTCCCTCCCACTATCAGATCCCCTCATATCCTCTCTGACTCCCTCCCACTATCAGATCCCCTCATATCCCTCTCTGACTCCCTCCCACTATCAGATCCCCTCATATCCTCTCTGACTCCCTCCCACTATCAGATCCCCTCATATCCCTCTCTGACTCCCTCCCACTATCAGATCCCCTCATATCCCTCTCTGACTCCCTCCCACTATCAGATCCCCTCATATCCCTCTCTGACTCCCTCCCACTATCAGATCCCCTCATATCCTCTCTGACTCCCTCCCACTATCAGATCCCCTCATATCCCTCTCTGACTCCCTCCCACTATCAGATCCCCTCATATCCTCTCTGACTCCCTCCCACTATCAGATCCCCTCATATCCCTCTCTGACTCCCTCCCACTATCAGATCCCCTCATATCCTCTCTGACTCCCTCCCACTATCAGATCCCCTCATATCCCTCTCTGACTCCCTCCCACTATCAGATCCCCTCATATCCCTCTCTGACTCCCTCCCACTATCAGATCCCCTCATATCCCTCTCTGACTCCCTCCCACTATCAGATCCCCTCAAATCCTCTCTGACTCCCTCCCACTATCAGATCCCCTCATATCCCTCTCTGACTCCCTCCCACTATCAGATCCCCTCATATCCCTCTCTGACTCCCTCCCACTATCAGATCCCCTCATATCCCTCTCTGACTCCCTCCCACTATCAGATCCCCTCAAATCCTCTCTGACTCCCTCCCACTATCAGATCCCCTCATATCCCTCTCTGACTCCCTCCCACTATCAGATCCCCTCATATCCCTCTCTGACTCCCTCCCACTATCAGATCCCCTCATATCCCTCTCTGACTCCCTCCCACTATCAGATCCCCTCATATCCTCTCTGACTCCCTCCCACTATCAGATCCCCTCATATCCCTCTCTGACTCCCTCCCACTATCAGATCCCCTCATATCCTCTCTGACTCCCTCCCACTATCAGATCCCCTCATATCCCTCTCTGACTCCCTCCCACTATCAGATCCCCTCATATCCCTCTCTGACTCCCTCCCACTATCAGATCCCCTCATATCCTCTCTGACTCCCTCCCACTATCAGATCCCCTCATATCCCTCTCTGACTCCCTCCCACTATCAGATCCCCTCATATCCCTCTCTGACTCCCTCCCACTATCAGATCCCCTCAAATCCTCTCTGACTCCCTCCCACTATCAGATCCCCTCATATCCCTCTCTGACTCCCTCCCACTATCAGATCCCCTCATATCCCTCTCTGACTCCCTCCCACTATCAGATCCCCTCATATCCCTCTCTGACTCCCTCCCACTATCAGATCCCCTCATATCCCTCTCTGACTCCCTCCCACTATCAGATCCCCTCAAATCCTCTCTGACTCCCTCCCACTATCAGATCCCTAACTCCTGAACCCTCCTATTCATAATAACGATAGTAAGTATTCCCACATGTTCCACTTATTTAACCATGGTTTATTTGTGTATTTGTTTAAAAGGTTAGAAGATTAAACCGTGgattaaaaacattgaacgatttatcaaaaaaactGAAGTCAGGAAAACAGATCAATGTCGACGATATTCCACCCCAGGTGGCGCTAGGTGTTCCATCAGCTACAGCTAGACCAGAGGAACCAGTCCAACAACAACCTGAACCAGTAAGACATGTGCCTGAACCAGTCCAACACAAGTCGGCACCAGTCCAACCGGAGTGCGATCAGTGTTAGTGttgtgtatttgttttttcaccgtcgttttcattgtgtctGTCGTTCACATTGTTTTATGTTTCTATAGCGACGAGTCAACAAGATTTGAACGTACTTCATCGTCGTAGAAACGAATATAAACAGGCGGCATTGTTGGCTAAacgtaataataatttagagaCGGCGAgagaaatgtttaaaatatcgAAACAATTCGACGCAGTAATAAATGCAGCAGAATCCGGTCAACCGGTCGACTTATCGGGAATGCCTCCGTCTCCATCGAGTACAGCGCCATCTACTGTACAACAGAATACAGAGCCATCTACAGGTCAGTATTCGTACTATCGATCGTTCGTGTTTCAATTGATCGGAATCaaaatgtattgaattgtTTAATGACTAGATGGCGCTAGTGAACCGGTAGCGGATGCCGAGGTGAAGAAGTTATTTAACGCACCTGACAAACCGAACTCAATATTAGAAGCGTTAGAACAGAGACTTGAGAAATATCGGTCTGGAGTCGAATCAGCGAAATCTGAGAATAATTCTGGGAAAGCTCGAAGAATGGGTCGAATTGTAAAACAATATGAGGACGCGATTAAATCGTATAAATCTGGTCGATCGGTCGACTTTCAGGAATTACCTACTCCTCCGGGATTCCATCCAATTCCATTAGATTCTACACCTTCTCAACCTGTCGCCCCTCCTCCTAAAGTCGTATCACCCGAACGAGTTACTACCCCTCCTCGTAAAGTGGTATCGCCTGGAAATCAGCTGCCATCGAAACAGTTGCAACAATTAGCTTTTATTAAAGAAAgacaaaaacaattcaagGTAAATCAATGATTATTGATTAGAATTAACGATAATTTGGTGAATGTATTACAGCGAATTGTTTCATGTCTTCGTTAATAGGTGGCGGCGCTGAAAGCTAAACAAGCTGGTAATCTAGAGGGCGCTAGAGAATATCTAAGATCGGCGAAAGGTTTTGATTCGATGATCGAAgcgatttcaaatggattgaaaatcaatatgTCGAATATACCTCGTCCACCGGGTGAGTATTAATTAAACAAAGAGTTAAACTAATCCAGGGTTTACAAGAGTATGTGATATATTTGATGTGTTTCAGGTTTAGATGAAGAAAGCATCGAAGGTTTTGAGTTTGTAGAAGTCAGCGACGTCAGTGAAGAATTCATTCCTGATTCTAATCGCGATGAAACTTATAAACGCCTCGAACA includes these proteins:
- the LOC141914611 gene encoding complex III assembly factor LYRM7-like isoform X1 — encoded protein: MARLSISDDLCVRRSCYLMNPFKTEVLSIFKRLHRTRLLTFRGDEQALIEAGRKKINDEFKKFKETKELETIKYLLKSAEEAEEYLRTSVIQATQSNPGVFSAEITENTKLLDNTPYKYSPEETMRRTEKQIQRRRTNNRDCGCQEKQ
- the LOC141914611 gene encoding complex III assembly factor LYRM7-like isoform X2 — translated: MARLSISDDLCVRRSCYLMNPFKTEVLSIFKRLHRTRLLTFRGDEQALIAGRKKINDEFKKFKETKELETIKYLLKSAEEAEEYLRTSVIQATQSNPGVFSAEITENTKLLDNTPYKYSPEETMRRTEKQIQRRRTNNRDCGCQEKQ
- the LOC141914610 gene encoding ribosome maturation protein SBDS-like: MSIFTPTNQKRLTNVSVVRMKKAGKRFEIACYPNKVKPWRNKIETDIDEVLQTHNVFINVSKGQIAKSDELKKAFGTDKHSDICMEILSKGEMQVTEKERHAQLEESFRDIATIVADKCVNPDTKRPYTVTMIEKSMRDVHYSVKPTKSTKQQALDVIRKLRETDTINVARAQMRVKVTAPRREAGKIRPKLRKLASKVEEEQFEDELEMVILVDPGCYREIDSLLQSETKGKGSLEILSLKDVEEGDEKL
- the LOC141914608 gene encoding coiled-coil and C2 domain-containing protein 1-like, encoding MFSRKREAKPDRTSSSNELMSQFGLLDPIGGPGDAGVNDADLEAELALLMGESPVAPPSSKRAPKRLNADQTGVDISQINRLALDSLNNIEDDDNDISDTEDNPDLLAELAELSAESPVVSAAVSPDHQHIYTQPPTPPGGATIQPPAPPGGTSTADPKSLVKERMDNYTEALRNAQSANESSKVRRLNRGLKTLNDLSKKLKSGKQINVDDIPPQVALGVPSATARPEEPVQQQPEPVRHVPEPVQHKSAPVQPECDQSTSQQDLNVLHRRRNEYKQAALLAKRNNNLETAREMFKISKQFDAVINAAESGQPVDLSGMPPSPSSTAPSTVQQNTEPSTDGASEPVADAEVKKLFNAPDKPNSILEALEQRLEKYRSGVESAKSENNSGKARRMGRIVKQYEDAIKSYKSGRSVDFQELPTPPGFHPIPLDSTPSQPVAPPPKVVSPERVTTPPRKVVSPGNQLPSKQLQQLAFIKERQKQFKVAALKAKQAGNLEGAREYLRSAKGFDSMIEAISNGLKINMSNIPRPPGLDEESIEGFEFVEVSDVSEEFIPDSNRDETYKRLEQELIIQMKQCGNNYEHYTQIGDVINARKFEKMAQNSRKDLDVLKNAYRHGDPVPRFHYENRKFTMVQCCTDLSENDLQIHIIRGLQLSNEFDSYVKFEFPYPSNEPQKFESATYRSSNSPEYDENFKIEINRKSKAFLRVVKLKSLKLEVFYKRGFFKSDKFLGSISVKLQPLEDKCEIHECLDLLDGRRPCGGKLEVKIRVRDPFINKQIENIEHKWLILDSIMRSPPTGGATGGSSAQSIEVLKYEKKLLDEKIEKNREKLSPSQIENLSRASSKLENQATEIQSQIRKQGTDGYRSYAKNIQSLISIYANEAQLQLKSQNREKAQVNLTKKKIVEREILTINSRLNPKSQTCNI